One Pyrus communis chromosome 13, drPyrComm1.1, whole genome shotgun sequence genomic window carries:
- the LOC137712185 gene encoding transcription termination factor MTEF1, chloroplastic-like, producing MNKIAAAASEASNFVRAWQLLRYAASLHPPHFSRSLSSEPLLESGLDEAQECEGSITVSYLVNSCGFSAEKALTLSKKVSFETTERPDSVLGLLRDHGFADSEISKLVSKVPRLLLADPEKILLPKLEFLRSLGLQARALLSPSVGTVTPESVCQKPDDFNKDVEKVVGMGFTPKTLTFVNGLHVIATITKSTWVHKLEVYKSCGWTEEEILLAFRKKPTCMCLSEKNIRSKMDFLVNKMGWQPAYLARYPDFLSLSLERRIIPRCSVIRVLLVKGLLKKKYSISSLLITIDSCFISKFVTRYQGSVPQLLDIFRGKLSLQELGFQFEGK from the exons ATGAATAAAATTGCAGCTGCAGCTTCAGAAGCTTCAAATTTTGTAAGAGCTTGGCAGTTGCTTCGCTATGCTGCTTCTCTCCA tcCACCACATTTTAGCAGATCATTATCATCAGAACCGTTGTTAGAATCTGGATTAGATGAAGCACAAGAATGTGAAGGCTCTATTACAGTGTCGTATCTCGTTAATTCATGTGGATTTTCCGCAGAAAAGGCTCTTACATTGTCTAAGAAAGTAAGCTTCGAAACCACAGAGAGACCAGATTCTGTCCTTGGTCTTCTCAGAGACCATGGATTCGCTGATTCCGAAATCTCCAAACTTGTTAGTAAAGTCCCAAGGCTGCTTTTAGCCGACCCTGAGAAGATCCTTTTGCCGAAACTTGAGTTTTTGCGTTCTCTAGGCCTTCAGGCACGAGCATTGCTCTCGCCATCTGTAGGAA CTGTCACCCCGGAGTCAGTGTGTCAAAAACCTGATGACTTTAACAAAGATGTGGAGAAGGTCGTCGGTATGGGATTCACGCCTAAGACGTTAACATTTGTCAATGGACTCCACGTGATTGCGACAATCACCAAATCGACATGGGTGCACAAATTGGAGGTTTACAAGAGCTGTGGCTGGACTGAAGAGGAGATCCTGTTGGCTTTTAGAAAAAAACCCACTTGTATGTGTCTGTCAGAGAAGAatataagaagtaaaatggaTTTTCTTGTAAACAAGATGGGTTGGCAGCCTGCATATCTCGCCAGATATCCCGACTTTCTATCACTTAGTCTGGAGCGGAGGATCATTCCAAGGTGTTCTGTCATTAGAGTCCTGTTGGTGAAGGGCTTGCTGAAGAAAAAGTATTCCATATCATCATTGTTGATTACCATTGATAGTTGCTTTATAAGTAAGTTTGTGACTCGCTATCAAGGAAGCGTGCCTCAACTTTTGGATATCTTTCGAGGGAAATTAAGTCTTCAGGAACTTGGCTTTCAATTTGAGGGAAAATGA